A region of the Nitrospirota bacterium genome:
GGCATTCGCCATGGCAGGCAAGCCATTTAACCTGAAGGTGCCTGAAGTGGTAAATGTTCGTCTTACAGGAAAACTGCCTGAGTGGGTCTCTGCAAAAGATGTGATCCTTGAGCTTTTAAGGCGTGTCGGTGTAAAAGGCGGGGTGGGCAAGGTTTTCGAATACTCAGGACCAGGGGTTGCAACACTGTCAGTTCCTGAACGCTCCACTATTACTAATATGGGCGCTGAGACCGGCGCTACAACGTCAATATTCCCAAGTGATGATGTGACTAAGGCATGGTTTGAGAGTCAGGGGCGTAGTAATCAATATGTACCATTATCTGCTGACAAAGATGCGGTTTACAGCGATTCCATAGAAATTGACCTTTCTTCACTGGTCCCTATGGTAGCGGTTGATCCCAGTCCCGGAGATGTAAAAACAGTCGCAGAGCTTGCCGGCATGAAAGTGGACCAGGTTTCTGTCGGAAGCTGTACAAATAGTTCTTTCCGTGACCTTGCAATATTTGCAGAGATACTGAACGGGAAGGTGATACATCCGAATGTTTCAGTAACCGTTTCCCCGGGTTCCCGGTCTGTTTATCAGCAGATAGACAAATCAGGACACCTGGCCATGCTCATAGCCGCAGGCGTTCGTATACTGGAGGCAACCTGCGGACCGTGTATAGGGCAGGGGGCCGCACCTCCAAGTGATGGCGTGACAGTAAGGACTTTTAACAGGAACTTTGCAGGCAGGACAGGTACGAAGACGGCAAAGGCTTATCTGGTCAGTCCGGAGGTTGCAGGCGCTTGTGCAATAACAGGTGTAATGACTGACCCGCGTACCCTTGGAAAGGCTCCTCAGGTAAGGACTACATCTCCGGTTATTGATGACAGGATGATTATTCCGCCTTATTCTGAAGATGCCGCTAAACAGGTAAAGATTATTCGCGGGCCCAATATCGCACCTCTTCCGGAATTCAGGCCTCTTCCTGAAAAAATATCAGGTGAGATATTGCTTTATCTTGGTGATAATATTACCACCGATCATATTCAGCCGGCAGGCAAATACCTTCCGCTGAGATCAAATGTCCCTGAATATGCGCGTAAGGCGACGTTCGTGCAGGTTGATCCGACTTTTGCGAGCCGTGCTGAAGCACTGCGAGACAGTGGTGGATATGGTTTTATCGTTGGAGGCGAAAACTACGGACAGGGGTCAAGTCGTGAACATGCAGGCCTCTGCCCAATGTTCCTTGGTGTAAAGGCTGTCATTACCACCTCCTTTGCGAGAATCCACCTTGCGAACCTTATTAATTTCGGCATCCTTCCGCTTACGTTTGCTAATGCGGCCGACTATGGAAAAATAAAGCAGGGTGATAAGGTAACACTTAATACTTCGGATATCTCTTCTGACTTGACTCTCGTGGTAAATGGAAGCACAGAGATTAAACTGAAACCTGCTTATACGGAAAAGGATATACCCATGCTCAAGGCCGGCGGAGCCCTGGCAATGATCTGATTCAAGGTCTGTTCAAGTCTCTGATTTTTTTAAAGGGGGCAATCTGTAACAAGATTGCCCCCTTTTTTATTCTGTGTGCAATAATTATACATTTGCCAAAAACGATACCATTTCTACACACTCTATTTATTGTTGTTACTATTTCTACACGCCTTATTTCATTAAGCCAGTAACAATCCTTCTGCATTATAATTATAAATATCATTAATATCAACAAGTTACATATTTATTGAGATTTATTGCATATTAATTACTGCATGGCATATATAATGCAAAAATGTAACATAAGACACACAAGATAAGGAGGATGCGTCTCATGAATGAAATCATCAGGACATATATCTTAAGTGTTGAAATGCATCTGCCTACTCAGGATACACTGGCAATTATTAAAAAGATCGTTGGAGCCAATAAGGAGGTTCCGTTTTATATTCAGCCATTCTCCGGGAATGCCTGATGAAAAATCACTGTAATATCTGATACGGAGGTGATTGTATGGATAAGCACATAGAAGAAACACTAAGCCTCAGCCCCCTATATGTGACAATGACTGAAGAGGAGAAGAATACGCTTATCCAGAAAATTATCTCACACCTCGAATATACCCCGGATAACAATCAAAATACTTCAGTTTAAATCTTCCATTTCGCATAAGATCGGGATATAATCTGCCATAAGTATACAGGTTTGCCTTTTACTTATGACATCTAAAAAAGAGTTCCTGAAAAACCTTCCTATGTTTTCCACGCTTTCGGACAAAGATATTATCAGATTGTCTGACATGGCAAAGGAGTTTACTTACAAGAATGGTGAATATGTATTCTACGAAGGGGATTCGCCGGATTGGTTTTGCATAGTAAAAGAAGGTAATATTAAGGCCATCAAGCAGGCTGAGGATGGTAAAGAGATAATAATGCACATGTTCAAGGCTGGTGATACGTTTGGGGAGGTTGCTGTTTTTGACAGGAGGCCATACCCGGCGTCTGCCCTCACCGTGGGACAAACGACGATTATCAAGTTTCATCAGACCCACTGCTTTGAA
Encoded here:
- a CDS encoding aconitate hydratase: MGENLTQKILKEHLVSGSMESGKSMAIRIDQTLTQDATGTMAYLQFEAMGVPRVKTKLSVSYVDHNTLQQDYMNPDDHLFLQSIAAKHGIYFSRPGNGICHQIHMERFGVPGTTLLGSDSHTPTGGGLGQIAIGAGGLDVAFAMAGKPFNLKVPEVVNVRLTGKLPEWVSAKDVILELLRRVGVKGGVGKVFEYSGPGVATLSVPERSTITNMGAETGATTSIFPSDDVTKAWFESQGRSNQYVPLSADKDAVYSDSIEIDLSSLVPMVAVDPSPGDVKTVAELAGMKVDQVSVGSCTNSSFRDLAIFAEILNGKVIHPNVSVTVSPGSRSVYQQIDKSGHLAMLIAAGVRILEATCGPCIGQGAAPPSDGVTVRTFNRNFAGRTGTKTAKAYLVSPEVAGACAITGVMTDPRTLGKAPQVRTTSPVIDDRMIIPPYSEDAAKQVKIIRGPNIAPLPEFRPLPEKISGEILLYLGDNITTDHIQPAGKYLPLRSNVPEYARKATFVQVDPTFASRAEALRDSGGYGFIVGGENYGQGSSREHAGLCPMFLGVKAVITTSFARIHLANLINFGILPLTFANAADYGKIKQGDKVTLNTSDISSDLTLVVNGSTEIKLKPAYTEKDIPMLKAGGALAMI